Proteins co-encoded in one Aquincola tertiaricarbonis genomic window:
- a CDS encoding S1 family peptidase codes for MHVIQRAALAAALTALALVAGAQPGPNAAPPLNAPSSAPPIAPPTAPAASAVAPPSAGGQRVYDSARQRLVQVRTLLRQQDSQASVGSGFLVSDQGHFITNYHVVSTMALEPQRYRLVYSTDDGQRGVLQLLAVDVVNDLALLKAADPAPLAARGVMPFRPADQPLGRGERIFSLGNPLDVGFAVVEGAFNGMVERSFVPTIFFGGSLSSGMSGGPAVDDRGRVIGINVASRRDGEQVSFLVPAAPARALFEAHRNDAPVTQPMQGEIARQLLAHQQKLTDAFIALPWRQAGHARYAIPVPQEDFMRCWGGSTPPGSRGLEFERSDCAMDSRIYIDGSLQTGHFSVRHEAYDGRSLGALRFAERYSSSFQNEGFGQKTRQLTAPACRESEVKQAPDALPLRSVLCLRAYRKLPGLYDMSVLAATLDGRTVGAQGRFDAHGVSWDNALRLADHYLKGFAWQPNQPASR; via the coding sequence ATGCATGTCATCCAACGCGCCGCCCTGGCCGCGGCGTTGACGGCGCTGGCCCTGGTGGCCGGCGCCCAGCCGGGGCCCAACGCGGCCCCGCCCCTGAACGCGCCCTCCAGCGCGCCCCCGATCGCGCCTCCCACGGCGCCGGCCGCTTCCGCCGTGGCGCCGCCATCGGCCGGCGGCCAGCGGGTGTACGACAGCGCCCGCCAGCGCCTGGTGCAGGTGCGCACGCTGCTGCGCCAGCAGGACAGCCAGGCGTCGGTGGGCTCGGGCTTCCTGGTCAGCGACCAGGGGCACTTCATCACCAACTACCACGTGGTCAGCACCATGGCGCTGGAGCCGCAGCGCTACCGGCTGGTGTACAGCACCGACGACGGCCAGCGCGGCGTGCTGCAGTTGCTGGCGGTGGATGTGGTCAACGACCTGGCGCTGCTGAAGGCGGCCGACCCGGCGCCGCTGGCCGCACGCGGGGTGATGCCCTTCCGACCGGCCGATCAGCCGCTGGGCCGCGGCGAGCGCATCTTCTCGCTGGGCAACCCGCTGGACGTGGGCTTTGCGGTGGTGGAGGGCGCCTTCAACGGCATGGTCGAACGCAGCTTCGTGCCCACCATCTTCTTCGGCGGCTCGCTCAGCTCGGGCATGAGCGGCGGCCCGGCGGTGGACGACCGCGGGCGCGTGATCGGCATCAACGTGGCATCGCGCCGCGACGGCGAGCAGGTCAGCTTCCTGGTGCCGGCGGCGCCGGCCCGGGCGCTGTTCGAGGCCCACCGCAACGACGCGCCCGTCACCCAGCCGATGCAGGGCGAGATCGCCCGCCAGCTGCTGGCCCACCAGCAGAAGCTGACCGACGCCTTCATCGCGCTGCCCTGGCGCCAGGCCGGCCATGCGCGTTACGCCATTCCGGTGCCGCAGGAGGACTTCATGCGCTGTTGGGGCGGCAGCACGCCGCCGGGCAGCCGCGGGCTGGAGTTCGAGCGCTCGGACTGCGCGATGGACAGCCGCATCTACATCGACGGCAGCCTGCAGACCGGCCACTTCAGCGTGCGGCACGAGGCCTACGACGGCCGCTCCTTGGGCGCGCTGCGCTTTGCCGAGCGCTACAGCAGCAGCTTCCAGAACGAAGGCTTCGGTCAGAAGACGCGCCAGCTCACCGCGCCCGCCTGCCGCGAGTCCGAGGTCAAGCAGGCGCCCGACGCGCTGCCGCTGCGCTCGGTGCTGTGCCTGCGCGCCTACCGCAAGCTGCCGGGGCTGTACGACATGAGCGTGCTGGCCGCCACGCTGGACGGCCGCACCGTGGGTGCCCAAGGCCGCTTCGACGCCCACGGCGTGAGCTGGGACAACGCCCTGCGCCTGGCCGACCATTACCTGAAGGGATTTGCATGGCAGCCGAACCAGCCCGCCTCGCGCTGA
- a CDS encoding HNH endonuclease has translation MDVLQLDVSGRPQAWITAREAAVIYASDGVAWTLGDPMQVLRGGIQRATGRQSVITVHSIIAVRGAVPSRAWRQSPALSNQKLFVRDRQICAYCGGHFHVDDLTREHIVPTSRGGADSWMNCITACKACNGRKGSRLPEEARMTLMYLPYVPSLHEDMILRGRRILADQMEFLLASVPRSSRLHT, from the coding sequence ATGGACGTGTTGCAGCTCGACGTGTCAGGACGCCCGCAAGCCTGGATCACCGCGCGTGAGGCCGCCGTGATCTATGCCAGCGACGGCGTGGCCTGGACGCTTGGCGACCCGATGCAGGTGCTGCGTGGCGGCATCCAGCGCGCCACCGGCCGGCAATCGGTGATCACCGTGCATTCCATCATCGCCGTGCGCGGCGCCGTGCCCAGCCGGGCCTGGCGGCAGTCGCCGGCCTTGTCCAACCAGAAGCTGTTCGTGCGCGACCGGCAGATCTGCGCCTACTGCGGCGGCCACTTCCATGTGGACGACCTGACGCGCGAGCACATCGTGCCCACCTCGCGCGGCGGCGCCGACAGCTGGATGAACTGCATCACCGCCTGCAAGGCCTGCAACGGCCGCAAGGGCAGCCGGCTGCCCGAAGAAGCGCGCATGACGCTGATGTACCTGCCCTACGTGCCCAGCCTGCACGAGGACATGATCCTGCGTGGCCGCCGCATCCTGGCCGACCAGATGGAATTCCTGCTGGCCAGCGTGCCGCGTTCCAGCCGCCTGCACACTTAG
- a CDS encoding outer membrane lipoprotein, translating to MNRTPAPRRPAGPATLLLAVCMAASLAACSTTSPDVVQRGDAQRLSSVQDATVLSVRPVTVDGSQSGGGGVTGALVGGALGASRSHGTESAIIGVLGAVAGAVVGNAVERTATREDAYEILVQLPSGERRAVVQAKGNENWQPGEPVILVTSGGKTRVARAPAGTVPRTNPPAPVYSPQPPSSQAPATTPSVAPVYSPTGPLRS from the coding sequence ATGAACCGCACCCCCGCCCCCCGCCGCCCGGCCGGGCCCGCCACCCTGCTGCTGGCCGTGTGCATGGCCGCTTCGCTGGCCGCCTGCTCCACCACCAGCCCCGACGTCGTCCAGCGCGGCGACGCCCAGCGCCTGTCCAGCGTGCAGGACGCTACCGTGCTGTCGGTGCGGCCGGTCACGGTGGACGGCAGCCAGAGCGGCGGTGGCGGCGTTACCGGCGCGCTGGTGGGCGGTGCGCTGGGCGCCAGCCGCAGCCACGGCACCGAGTCCGCCATCATCGGCGTGCTGGGCGCGGTGGCCGGCGCGGTGGTGGGCAATGCGGTGGAACGCACCGCCACCCGCGAAGACGCCTACGAAATCCTGGTGCAGCTGCCCAGCGGCGAGCGCCGCGCGGTGGTGCAGGCCAAGGGCAACGAGAACTGGCAACCGGGCGAACCGGTGATCCTGGTCACCAGCGGCGGCAAGACCCGCGTCGCCCGGGCCCCGGCCGGCACCGTGCCGCGCACCAATCCGCCGGCGCCGGTGTATTCGCCGCAGCCGCCCAGCTCGCAGGCACCGGCCACCACGCCCAGCGTCGCGCCCGTGTACTCGCCCACCGGGCCGCTGCGCAGCTGA
- a CDS encoding c-type cytochrome has translation MTHLPRTLASLTLALAGATGLAAPAAAPVTVEDSMAQRMQACTACHGKEGRAARDGYYPRIAGKPAGYLYNQLVNFRDGRRHYALMGELLAPLTDEYLHEIAGHFASLDLPYPAPKAPTGTPEERARGQRLVTQGDASRKIPACAACHGAALTGVAPAVPGLLGLPRDYLNAQLGAWRTGQRKAHAPDCMGQIARSLAPEDIGAVSHYLAAQPLPADAHPVAVPPPSWPMRCGGLPEAAK, from the coding sequence ATGACCCACCTCCCGCGCACGCTCGCGTCGCTCACCCTGGCCCTGGCCGGCGCCACCGGCCTGGCCGCCCCTGCCGCTGCCCCGGTGACCGTTGAAGACTCGATGGCCCAGCGCATGCAGGCCTGCACCGCCTGCCACGGCAAGGAGGGTCGGGCCGCCCGCGACGGCTACTACCCGCGCATCGCCGGCAAACCGGCCGGCTACCTGTACAACCAGCTCGTCAACTTCCGCGACGGCCGGCGCCACTACGCGCTGATGGGCGAGCTGCTGGCGCCGCTGACCGACGAGTACCTGCACGAGATCGCCGGCCACTTCGCCAGCCTGGACCTGCCCTACCCTGCGCCCAAGGCGCCCACCGGCACGCCGGAAGAACGCGCCCGCGGCCAGCGGCTGGTGACCCAGGGCGACGCCTCGCGCAAGATCCCCGCCTGCGCCGCCTGCCACGGCGCCGCGCTCACCGGCGTGGCCCCGGCGGTGCCGGGGCTGCTGGGCCTGCCGCGCGACTACCTCAATGCCCAGCTGGGCGCCTGGCGCACCGGCCAGCGCAAGGCGCACGCGCCGGACTGCATGGGCCAGATCGCCCGCAGCCTGGCGCCCGAGGACATCGGCGCGGTGTCGCACTACCTGGCGGCGCAGCCGCTGCCGGCCGATGCCCACCCAGTGGCCGTGCCACCGCCCAGCTGGCCGATGCGCTGCGGCGGCCTGCCGGAGGCCGCGAAGTGA
- a CDS encoding c-type cytochrome — MSAARPPRSRLRQALVGIAGVALLAGAVFGARVLWELRDGRDAARPAAQLPPPTAELVAQGAYLARAGNCMACHTARGGASGAGGAAIPTPFGTVYTSNITPDVGTGIGAWSADDFWLAMHEGRSRDGRLLYPAFPYPNTTHVSRADSDALFAYLRSLPPVAQPARPHELRFPVNTQLALAAWRTLYFRPASFEPDTRQSAEWNRGAYLVQGLGHCNACHATRNVLGATRNTLDLGGGLIPMQNWYAPALNSPQQAGVAEWPQADVVALLQHGVAPQGSVIGPMAEVVLHSTQHLRPDDLNAMATYLRGLPQQPAPLPRREAPPAGADRLARGQALYGTHCASCHGEQGQGAPGIYPRLAGNRTVTMEPPANLVRVVLAGGFPPATAGNPRPYGMPPFATVLTDDEVATLLSYVRSAWGHQAAPLSTFEVNRFRTGSTAGGY, encoded by the coding sequence GTGAGCGCCGCACGCCCCCCGCGCAGCCGGCTGCGCCAGGCGCTGGTCGGCATCGCCGGCGTTGCGCTGCTGGCCGGCGCCGTCTTCGGCGCCCGTGTGCTATGGGAACTGCGCGATGGCCGCGATGCCGCACGCCCCGCCGCCCAGCTGCCGCCCCCGACCGCCGAGCTGGTGGCCCAGGGCGCCTACCTGGCGCGTGCCGGCAACTGCATGGCCTGCCACACCGCGCGCGGCGGCGCCAGCGGTGCCGGCGGCGCGGCCATTCCCACGCCCTTCGGCACCGTCTACACCAGCAACATCACGCCCGACGTGGGGACCGGCATCGGCGCCTGGTCGGCCGACGACTTCTGGCTGGCGATGCACGAGGGCCGCTCGCGCGACGGGCGGCTGCTGTACCCGGCCTTTCCGTACCCCAACACCACGCACGTGTCGCGGGCCGATTCGGACGCGCTGTTCGCCTACCTGCGCAGCCTGCCGCCGGTGGCGCAACCGGCGCGGCCGCACGAGCTTCGCTTTCCGGTGAACACCCAGCTGGCGCTGGCGGCCTGGCGCACGCTGTACTTCCGCCCTGCCTCATTCGAGCCCGACACCCGCCAATCGGCCGAATGGAACCGCGGGGCCTACCTGGTGCAGGGCCTGGGCCACTGCAACGCCTGCCACGCCACCCGCAACGTGCTGGGCGCCACCCGCAACACGCTGGACCTGGGCGGCGGACTGATTCCGATGCAGAACTGGTACGCGCCGGCCCTCAACTCGCCGCAGCAGGCCGGCGTGGCCGAGTGGCCGCAGGCCGACGTGGTGGCGCTGCTGCAGCACGGCGTGGCGCCGCAAGGCTCGGTCATCGGCCCGATGGCCGAGGTGGTGCTGCACAGCACCCAGCACCTGCGGCCTGACGACCTGAACGCCATGGCCACCTACCTGCGCGGCCTGCCGCAGCAGCCGGCGCCGTTGCCGCGCCGCGAAGCGCCGCCCGCCGGCGCCGACCGGCTGGCGCGGGGCCAGGCGCTGTACGGCACCCATTGCGCCAGCTGCCATGGCGAGCAAGGCCAGGGCGCGCCTGGCATCTACCCTCGCCTGGCCGGCAACCGCACGGTGACGATGGAGCCGCCCGCCAACCTGGTGCGGGTGGTGCTGGCCGGGGGATTTCCGCCGGCCACCGCCGGCAACCCGCGGCCTTACGGCATGCCGCCGTTTGCCACCGTGCTCACCGACGACGAAGTGGCCACGCTGCTGAGCTACGTGCGCAGCGCCTGGGGCCACCAAGCCGCGCCGCTCAGCACCTTCGAGGTGAATCGCTTTCGCACCGGGTCGACGGCCGGAGGCTATTGA
- a CDS encoding DUF4197 domain-containing protein: MRRREFMAVALPTGMVGGLLAAQPAWALSESDAAIGVRTAIERGAEAAVGLLGRNDGFLGNPKVRIELPGPLQQAAGLLKATGQGGRLDELVTAMNRAAEAAVPQARTLLVNAARSMSVEDALRIVRGGDTSVTDFFAGKTREPLTQQFLPIVGRATEKVSLAAKYDAVAGRAAKLGLLKERDADLRGYVTARALDGLYLTIGEQERAMRRDPVGTGSAILKKVFGS, from the coding sequence ATGAGAAGGCGTGAGTTTATGGCGGTGGCCCTGCCCACGGGCATGGTCGGGGGTTTGCTGGCGGCGCAGCCGGCCTGGGCGTTGAGTGAAAGCGACGCCGCGATCGGCGTGCGCACCGCCATCGAGCGGGGCGCCGAGGCGGCGGTGGGACTGCTGGGCCGCAACGATGGTTTCCTGGGCAACCCCAAGGTGCGCATCGAGCTGCCGGGCCCGCTGCAGCAGGCGGCCGGGCTGCTCAAGGCCACCGGCCAGGGCGGCCGGCTGGACGAGCTGGTGACCGCGATGAACCGCGCCGCCGAGGCCGCGGTGCCGCAGGCGCGCACGCTGCTGGTGAACGCGGCGCGGTCGATGTCGGTGGAAGACGCGCTGCGCATCGTCCGGGGCGGTGACACCTCGGTCACCGACTTCTTCGCGGGCAAGACGCGCGAGCCGCTGACGCAGCAGTTCTTGCCCATCGTCGGCCGCGCGACCGAGAAGGTGTCGCTGGCCGCCAAGTACGACGCAGTGGCCGGCCGCGCCGCCAAGCTGGGCCTGCTGAAGGAGCGCGACGCCGACCTGCGCGGCTACGTCACCGCCCGCGCGCTGGACGGCCTGTACCTCACCATCGGCGAACAGGAACGTGCGATGCGCCGCGACCCGGTGGGCACCGGCAGCGCCATCCTCAAGAAGGTGTTCGGCAGTTAG
- a CDS encoding TlpA disulfide reductase family protein, protein MKSVKHTAAAVAVGLLVAAGGYLGWQAFGPREAVPAVSYTLLDGSKGSTEALRGKVVLVNFWATSCVTCVAEMPQIVATYDKYKGQGYETVAVAMSYDPPAYVARFAETRKLPFGVAIDNTGEIARRFGDVQLTPTSYLINKRGEIVKRYVGAPDFAALHKLVEQLLAEA, encoded by the coding sequence ATGAAATCTGTCAAACACACCGCTGCAGCCGTCGCTGTGGGCCTGCTCGTTGCAGCGGGCGGCTATCTGGGTTGGCAGGCCTTCGGCCCGCGCGAAGCGGTGCCTGCAGTGTCGTACACGCTGCTGGACGGCAGCAAGGGCAGCACCGAGGCCCTGCGCGGCAAGGTGGTGCTGGTCAACTTCTGGGCCACCAGCTGCGTCACCTGCGTGGCCGAGATGCCGCAGATCGTCGCCACCTACGACAAGTACAAGGGCCAGGGCTACGAGACCGTGGCCGTGGCCATGAGCTACGACCCGCCGGCCTACGTGGCCCGCTTCGCCGAGACGCGCAAGCTGCCCTTCGGCGTGGCCATCGACAACACCGGCGAGATCGCCCGCCGCTTCGGCGACGTGCAGCTCACGCCCACCAGCTACCTGATCAACAAGCGCGGCGAGATCGTCAAGCGCTACGTCGGCGCGCCCGACTTCGCGGCCCTGCACAAGCTGGTGGAGCAGCTGCTGGCGGAAGCCTAG
- a CDS encoding MdtA/MuxA family multidrug efflux RND transporter periplasmic adaptor subunit: MQEEQTPVAATPAAAAERRPSRRARWVGRLVALLALLALFGLAWYLTHRPAATGAPPGAAGGPPGMGGPGGPGGPPGMGMGRGGPATTVGVARATRADIPIVIEALGTVTPSATVTVRPQVSGVLKEVRFREGQMVKAGDVLAVIDPRPFELALMQAEGQRQRDEAQLQLARLTLERYQTLLKQDSIARQDVDTQVANVKQLEGTVLSDRAAEGTARLNLSYTRITAPVSGRVGLRVVDVGNVVSSSDANGVVVITQVAPIDVQFAVPQDRVPDIERRIAAGAQLPVTALDRSRATVLDTGSFSTLNNEIDTTTGTVKAKARFANAGRTLFPNQFVNVQMQLDSVRDAVTIPVAALRHGNDGDFVYLLNEDRTVSQRAVQRGQATHDRVQITTGLQAGDTVVTEGADRLKDGARVTVAGDRPQRGASAPGGGASRPGRGASAPEGAASRPHRRASGAAPAAGE; this comes from the coding sequence ATGCAAGAAGAACAAACACCGGTCGCGGCCACACCGGCGGCCGCGGCTGAACGGCGACCCAGCCGCCGCGCCCGCTGGGTGGGCCGCCTCGTTGCGCTGCTGGCCTTGCTGGCGCTGTTTGGCCTGGCCTGGTATCTGACTCACCGCCCCGCTGCCACTGGCGCGCCTCCGGGTGCGGCCGGCGGACCGCCCGGCATGGGCGGCCCCGGCGGGCCCGGTGGACCCCCGGGCATGGGCATGGGCCGCGGCGGCCCGGCCACCACCGTGGGCGTGGCCCGCGCCACGCGCGCCGACATCCCCATCGTCATCGAGGCGCTGGGCACCGTCACGCCCTCGGCCACCGTCACGGTGCGGCCGCAGGTCTCGGGCGTGCTGAAGGAGGTGCGCTTCCGCGAAGGCCAGATGGTCAAGGCCGGCGACGTGCTGGCCGTCATCGACCCGCGCCCGTTTGAACTGGCGCTGATGCAGGCCGAAGGCCAGCGCCAGCGCGACGAAGCCCAGCTGCAGCTGGCCCGGCTGACGCTGGAGCGCTACCAGACCCTGCTCAAGCAGGACAGCATCGCCCGCCAGGACGTGGACACGCAGGTCGCCAACGTCAAGCAGCTGGAAGGCACCGTGCTGTCGGACCGCGCGGCCGAAGGCACGGCGCGGCTGAACCTGAGCTACACCCGCATCACCGCGCCGGTCTCGGGCCGCGTGGGCCTGCGGGTGGTGGACGTGGGCAACGTGGTGTCGTCCAGCGATGCCAACGGCGTGGTGGTGATCACCCAGGTGGCGCCGATCGACGTGCAGTTCGCGGTGCCGCAGGACCGCGTGCCCGACATCGAGCGCCGCATCGCCGCCGGCGCGCAGCTGCCGGTGACGGCGCTGGACCGCAGCCGCGCCACGGTGCTGGACACGGGCAGCTTCTCCACCCTCAACAACGAGATCGACACCACCACCGGCACCGTCAAGGCCAAGGCGCGTTTTGCCAATGCCGGCCGCACGCTGTTTCCCAACCAGTTCGTCAACGTGCAGATGCAGCTGGACAGCGTGCGCGACGCGGTGACGATTCCGGTGGCGGCGCTGCGCCATGGCAACGACGGCGACTTCGTCTACCTGCTCAATGAAGACCGCACCGTGAGCCAGCGCGCCGTCCAGCGTGGCCAGGCCACCCACGACCGGGTGCAGATCACCACCGGCCTGCAGGCCGGTGACACCGTGGTGACCGAAGGCGCCGACCGGCTGAAGGACGGCGCCCGCGTGACCGTGGCCGGCGACCGGCCGCAACGCGGCGCCTCGGCCCCGGGCGGCGGGGCCTCGCGGCCGGGCCGCGGTGCTTCGGCGCCCGAAGGTGCCGCCAGCCGCCCGCACCGGCGGGCCAGCGGCGCCGCCCCCGCGGCCGGCGAGTGA
- a CDS encoding efflux RND transporter permease subunit, translating to MSPSRPFIQRPVATSLLMLAILLAGLVGFRFLPLSALPQVDYPTIQVQTLYPGASPEVMSQTVTAPLERQLGQMSGLARMSSTSAAGVSVITLQFGLDLSLDSAEQEVQAAINAGSSLLPADLPAPPVYAKVNPADAPVLTLAVTSDSLPLTEVQNLVNTRLAQKISQVSGVGLVTLSGGQRPAVRIQADTQSLASYGIAIDTLRSAISAANANGAKGSFDGATRSYSINANDQLLTADEYKNLIVAWRNGAPVRMKDVARVVDSAENVRLGAWAGRGGGALQPAIIINVQRQPGANVIQTVDAIRARLPQLTAGMPASVEVQVLADRTRGIRASVQHVQFELVLAVVLVVLVIFAFLHSLRATVIASLAVPISLVGTFGVMYLLGYSLNNLSLMALTIATGFVVDDAIVMLENIARHIEEGDPPMQAAVKGATEIGFTIISLTVSLIAVLIPLLFMGDVVGRLFREFAITLAITILISAVVSLTLVPMMSARWLKPHDASVPPHGLGAAIQRFFDRVVAHYDRGLQQVLAHQGLTLLVALATLALTVLLYVLIPKGLFPVQDTGQLQARIEAAPSVSYERMASLQQQAAEALMQDPDVESITSFVGVDAANNTMLHTGRLFINLKTDRSGGNQTELMARLRQRVATVAGITLSLQPTQDLTIDAETGPTPYRVSVEGADTATVNQWTQKLTEHLRGNGKLSQVVTDAGAQGRAVQVTLDRDTASRLGITATALDEALYSAFGQRIVSTIFTETNQYRVILEANPRLLSTPDALKLLHLPTSAGTATPLSAFARIEEVAAPLQVTHVAQYPSATLGFDTANGVSLGEAVDEIRAAAQAIGLPASLSLHFLGAAGAYESSLTNQLWLILAAVVCVYIVLGVLYESTVHPLTILSTLPSAGVGALLALIVTGHDLGVIGIIGIILLIGIVKKNAIMMIDFAIDAERHEGKSPREAIHQAALLRLRPILMTTMAALFAALPLMFSFGDGAELRRPLGLAIFGGLVVSQVLTLFTTPVIYLAFDRLGQRLQGRA from the coding sequence TTGAGTCCGTCGCGCCCTTTCATCCAGCGGCCGGTGGCCACCTCGCTGCTGATGCTGGCCATCCTGCTGGCCGGGCTGGTGGGCTTTCGCTTCCTGCCGCTGTCGGCGCTGCCGCAGGTGGACTACCCCACCATCCAGGTGCAGACGCTGTACCCCGGCGCCAGCCCCGAGGTGATGAGCCAGACCGTCACCGCGCCGCTGGAACGCCAGTTGGGCCAGATGTCGGGCCTGGCGCGCATGAGCTCCACCAGCGCGGCCGGCGTGTCGGTCATCACGCTGCAGTTCGGGCTCGATCTGTCGCTGGATTCGGCCGAGCAGGAGGTGCAGGCTGCCATCAATGCCGGCAGCTCGCTGCTGCCCGCCGACCTGCCGGCGCCGCCGGTGTATGCCAAGGTCAACCCGGCCGATGCGCCGGTGCTGACGCTGGCCGTCACCTCCGACAGCCTGCCGCTGACCGAGGTGCAGAACCTGGTGAACACGCGGCTGGCGCAGAAGATCTCGCAGGTCAGCGGCGTGGGCCTGGTGACGCTGTCGGGCGGGCAACGGCCGGCGGTGCGCATCCAGGCCGACACGCAGTCGCTGGCCTCCTACGGCATCGCCATCGACACGCTGCGCAGCGCCATCAGCGCGGCCAATGCCAACGGCGCCAAGGGCAGCTTCGACGGCGCCACGCGCAGCTACTCGATCAATGCCAACGACCAGCTGCTGACGGCCGACGAGTACAAGAACCTGATCGTCGCCTGGCGCAACGGCGCGCCGGTGCGCATGAAGGACGTGGCCCGCGTGGTGGACAGCGCCGAGAACGTGCGACTGGGCGCCTGGGCCGGCCGCGGCGGCGGTGCGCTGCAGCCGGCCATCATCATCAACGTGCAGCGCCAGCCGGGCGCCAACGTGATCCAGACGGTGGACGCCATCCGCGCGCGGCTGCCGCAGCTCACGGCCGGCATGCCGGCGTCGGTGGAGGTGCAGGTGCTGGCCGACCGCACGCGCGGCATCCGCGCGTCGGTGCAGCATGTGCAGTTCGAGCTGGTGCTGGCGGTGGTGCTGGTGGTGCTGGTGATCTTCGCGTTCCTGCACAGCCTGCGCGCCACGGTGATCGCCAGCCTGGCGGTGCCCATCTCGCTGGTGGGCACCTTCGGCGTGATGTACCTGCTGGGCTACAGCCTGAACAACCTCAGCCTGATGGCGCTGACCATCGCGACCGGGTTCGTGGTGGACGACGCGATCGTGATGCTGGAGAACATCGCGCGCCACATCGAAGAAGGCGACCCGCCGATGCAGGCCGCCGTCAAGGGCGCCACCGAGATCGGCTTCACCATCATCTCGCTCACGGTGTCGCTGATCGCGGTGCTGATTCCGCTGCTGTTCATGGGCGACGTGGTGGGCCGGCTGTTCCGCGAGTTCGCCATCACGCTGGCCATCACCATCCTGATCTCGGCCGTGGTGTCGCTGACACTGGTGCCGATGATGTCGGCCCGCTGGCTGAAGCCGCACGATGCCTCAGTGCCGCCGCACGGCCTGGGCGCGGCGATCCAGCGCTTCTTCGACCGCGTGGTGGCGCACTACGACCGCGGCCTGCAGCAGGTGCTGGCCCACCAGGGCCTGACGCTGCTGGTGGCCCTGGCCACGCTGGCGCTGACGGTACTGCTGTACGTGCTCATTCCCAAGGGCCTGTTCCCGGTGCAGGACACCGGGCAGCTGCAGGCCCGCATCGAGGCCGCGCCCTCGGTGAGCTACGAACGCATGGCCAGCCTGCAGCAGCAGGCCGCCGAAGCGCTGATGCAGGACCCCGACGTGGAGAGCATCACCAGCTTCGTGGGCGTGGACGCGGCCAACAACACCATGCTGCACACCGGCCGGCTCTTCATCAACCTGAAGACCGACCGCAGCGGCGGCAACCAGACCGAGCTGATGGCGCGGCTGCGGCAACGGGTGGCCACGGTGGCCGGCATCACGCTGTCGCTGCAGCCCACGCAAGACCTCACCATCGACGCCGAGACCGGCCCCACGCCCTACCGCGTGTCGGTGGAAGGCGCCGACACCGCCACCGTCAACCAGTGGACGCAGAAGCTCACCGAGCACCTGCGCGGCAACGGCAAGCTCAGCCAGGTGGTCACCGATGCCGGCGCACAGGGTCGCGCGGTGCAGGTGACGCTGGACCGCGACACCGCTTCGCGCCTGGGCATCACCGCCACCGCGCTGGACGAGGCGCTGTACAGCGCCTTCGGCCAGCGCATCGTCTCCACCATCTTCACCGAGACCAACCAGTACCGCGTGATCCTGGAGGCCAACCCGCGGCTGCTGAGCACGCCCGATGCGCTGAAGCTGCTGCACCTGCCCACCAGCGCGGGCACGGCCACGCCGCTGTCGGCCTTTGCGCGCATCGAGGAGGTGGCTGCACCGCTGCAGGTGACGCACGTGGCGCAGTACCCCTCGGCCACGCTGGGCTTCGACACCGCCAACGGCGTGTCGCTGGGCGAGGCGGTGGACGAGATCCGCGCCGCGGCGCAGGCCATCGGCCTGCCGGCCAGCTTGTCGTTGCACTTCCTGGGCGCGGCGGGGGCTTATGAAAGCTCGCTGACCAACCAGCTGTGGCTGATTCTGGCGGCGGTGGTGTGCGTGTACATCGTGCTGGGCGTGCTGTACGAAAGCACGGTGCATCCGCTGACCATCCTGTCCACCCTGCCCTCGGCCGGCGTGGGCGCGCTGCTGGCGCTCATCGTCACCGGCCACGACCTGGGCGTGATCGGCATCATCGGCATCATCCTGCTGATCGGCATCGTCAAGAAGAACGCGATCATGATGATCGACTTCGCCATCGACGCTGAACGGCACGAAGGCAAGTCGCCGCGCGAGGCCATCCACCAGGCGGCGCTGCTGCGGCTGCGGCCCATCCTGATGACCACGATGGCGGCGCTGTTCGCCGCGCTGCCGCTGATGTTCAGCTTCGGCGACGGGGCCGAGCTGCGGCGGCCGCTGGGCCTGGCCATCTTCGGCGGGCTGGTGGTCAGCCAGGTGCTCACGCTGTTCACCACGCCGGTGATCTACCTGGCCTTCGACCGGCTGGGCCAACGGCTGCAGGGCCGCGCATGA